tggcttctgttgtgagagaattggccgtctacagagacgttgcccaggggacatttccCGGATGTGTTGCCATGcttctgggagacttctctcatgttaatgcaagctagagctgacagatgggagctcacccaatttgagaacataccgcaagtggcttctgttgtgagagaattggccgtctacagagacgtcgcCCAGGGGACATTTCCCGGATGTGTTGCCATGCTTCTGGGGGACTTCTCTCATGTtaatgcaagctagagctgacagatgggagctcacccaatttgagaacataccgcaagtggcttctgttgtgagagaattggccgtctacagagacgttgcccaggggacatttccCGGATGTGTTGCCATGcttctgggagacttctctcatgttaatgcaagctagagctgacagatgggagctcacccaatttgagaacataccgcaagtggcttctgttgtgagagaattggccgtctacagagacgttttccaggggacattgcccggatgtgttgccaTGCTTTTGGGGGACTTCTCTCATGTtaatgcaagctagagctgacagatgggagctcacccaatttgagaacataccgcaagtggcttctgttgtgagagaattggccgtctacagagacgttgcccaggggacatttccCGGATGTGTTGCCATGcttctgggagacttctctcatgttaatgcaagctagagctgacagatgggagctcacccaatttgagaacataccgcaagtggcttctgttgtgagagaattggccgtctacagagacgttgcccaggggacattgcccggatgtgttgccaTGCTTCTGGGGGACTTCTCTCATGTtaatgcaagctagagctgacagatgggagctcacccaatttgagaacatactgcaagtggcttctgttgtgagagaattggccgtctacagagacgttgcccaggggccaTTGCCCTAGTGCGTGACCATCTTGACAACCAAGACAAGAACGAGAGAATCCGGGCCTGGCTGTAACTTGAAAGCCATGTTGCCTGAATTGAAGGCCAGAGTGCCCATTAGCTCCTAATAGACAGACATGAAATCATTACGTCTGCCCTGGAATCCCGTCTCCGTCTGGATATTAttcttttttagaattatttcccTCTGGCAGAGGGGAtaagatgataaaaacatcattcAGCTTCACATTTCATCTTGTCATTTGccaggcaagatgtagctgcTTGCACATCATTCAGCTACACATGGTATCTTGCAATCTATTTTTTTGAGTCTTGCtgctcatagattcccaacattatgtatatatatatatatatgaacataaACACAGGCTGAAGCTGAAGTGGCCGCCCTGAACCGGCGCATCCAGCTGGTGGAGGAGGAGCTGGACCGAGCCCAGGAGCGCTTGGCCACCGCCTTGCAGAAGCTGGAGGAGGCCGAGAAGGCTGCGGACGAGAGCGAGAGGTGAGCCTCGGACCTCGGGTGCCGGGACACGGGGTGAGTGGGGAGAGCTTGGTGGGATCAGGaccctcccctccctctccctccctctcccgacAGGGGCATGAAGGTGATCGAGAACCGCGCCATGAAGGACGAGGAGAAGATGGAGATCCAGGAGATGCAGCTCAAGGAGGCCAAGCACATCGCTGAGGAGGCCGACCGCAAGTACGAGGAGGTGAGGCCACCTGAACTGGTTTCtgtagagtctttgcagttcagtcttgaagtcctgatagatagcataagttccaatggatcatttgggtcacatggttgtgcctctctttgtagtctgtgcgattttcttacagcagctgaggatatgatccacgGTTTCATcgttttccttgcacagtctgcattttgggtcatcagctgatttttctatcttggcctgaatggcctttgtcctgatgtcttgctcctgggctgcaaggatcaggccttctgtctgatcttcagggtcccatttgtgagccagagccaggtcttctccttgtcagcttttccttccattttgccctggcagaatatgtaaagcaaagtgaagaatctgctttgattgaagtcaaaaaatcagaaactcctcaaagcacagcatacaaagaatcagtacaagaaaaccgcactacaaactagagcagaatcagtacaagaaaaccgcactacaaactagagcagaatcagtacaagaaaaccgcactacaaactacagcagaatcagtacaagaaaaccgcactacaaactagatcagaatcagtacaagaaaaccgcactacaaactacagcagaatcagtacaagaaaaccgcactacaaactagatcagaatcagtacaagaaaaccgcactacaaactagagcagaatcagtacaagaaaaccgcactacaaactacagcagaatcagtacaagaaaaccgcactacaaactaaagctgacagctggcacaacaaaatatgaaagttacttgacaaaattgaaggaatatattattattattattgttattttcaggTGGCTCGTAAACTGGTCATCCTGGAAGGAGAACTGGAAAGGGCCGAAGAGCGGGCGGAAGTCTCCGAATTGTGAGTGACCCCAAAAGGAGGGAAGGCTTTAAAGGGTCCTCGGgtcatggttggaagagacccccatggCTAGTATTCATCGAGGAAgacaccattcaagccctcctgacagatggccatccagcgtcaTAGGCACCGGAAGGCTCATGGAAGAATAAGGCTACAGAAATCGGGCTGTGGGCGGAGCCATCTGGTCAACATCCTTCTCCCATGGAGGACGACCCCATcgaatccttcccgacagatggccatctattttattttatttatttgcagtattcatattccgcccttccttcccatggcaaacactcaatgccattagacatacgacatatatagacagacacaggaggcaatttcacattttccagcttccagcttcacgaGGGTCTGcccgattccggccacaagggggagctaccacttcaccgtccacttgtgacaccaagtccttgatggagcacttcctcattcctttccaggcactgctggcaattttatggcatcgtaaattagttaaattagcctccccacataaagcggtacctacatttcctacttgacagatgcaattgtctttggGGTTGCTTAGTTAAACAACAAGCTAGGTGATTTAacggtcgggcactcaatccgacctgggctacgattgtaaattaagttaaattggcctccccacataaagcggtacctagaatctctactcacagctgcttaggtgggcagcaagagAGGCGATTAACGGTCGGGAACTTAATCCCGGCCTGGGCTTCAAACCAATGGCCTCTCGACTCGTTTCCATCCCGTTTTGTTTCCCCCAGGAAATGCAGCGACCTGGAAGAGGAGCTCAAGAATGTCACCAACAACCTGAAGTCCCTCGAGGCTCAGTCGGAGAAGGTGAGCGCCTTCAGGAGAAGAACACAAATAACGTTCTTtccacttccttctttgcttccacgctgggctcctttctcatgcagataaacagcttcgctctcacagagcctcctctcgcAACGAACTTACCCAGGAGCTTCACACAACAGCCTTcacacactggagcttcacacacaaggCTTGTTATGGTATGCCACAGAACAAGCCTTGtgtgagaagctccagtgtgcagttcagtgtgagaggaggaggctctgtgagagcgaagctgtttatctgcacgagctctcacagagcctccccTCGCaacgaacttacacaggagctttaaCACACAATAGCCTTCACACACAAGGCTTGTTATAGGATGCCACATGGCTCCAGTGTGCAGTTCGGTGTGAGatgaggaggctctgtgagagggAAGCTGTTTTTCTGCagttctttctacttccttctttgcttccacgctgggcttctttctcatgcagataaacagcttcgctcccacagagcctcctctcgcAACAAACTTACACAAAGCTACTGTGTAAGCTTTGTGTAACACACAACAGCCTTCACATACTGGAGCGTCACAAACAAGGCTTGTTATAGGATGCCACAGAACAAGCCTCGtgtgagaagctccagtgtgcagttcggtgtgagaggaggaggctctgtgagagcgaagctgtttaatctatctatatatataaaagagtgacggcatcacggcaattcacaaaacaacaaaagtacaggccccccaacctcaaaatttgacaacacaacccatcatccacgcctcaaggttgatacaacaaaaagaaaagaaaaataaagtcctaattagagggagagcaataattttttttatccaattgctgccagtttagagggctaatctctgcccacttggttgcctagcaaccagccaagggacagccaggtttcagttaggggacaggcagatttaggcctcacttagacttcttccacagattatctaatttgcactggattatatggcagtgtagactcaaggcccttccacacagctatataacccatttataatcttatattatctgctttgcactggattatcttgactccgcactaccatataatccacttcagtgtgcattttatacagctgtgaagaaggggcctcatataatccagttctgagcagataatataagattagaaatatacagtagagtctcacttatccaacgtaaacaggccggcaggataagtgaatatgttggataataagaagggattcaggaaaagccaattaaacatcaaattaggtaatcgttatacaaattaagcaccaaaacatcatattatacaacaaatttgacagaaaaagtagttccatgcgcagtaatgctatgtagtatttacagtagagtctcacttatccaacactcgcttatccaacgttctggattatccaacgcatttttgtagtcaatgctttcaatatatcgtgatattttggtgctaaattcataaatccactaatttctacatagaattactgtgtattgaactactttttcttccaaatttgttgtctaacatgatgttttggtccttaatttgtgaaatcataacttaatttgatgtttaataggcttatccttaatccctccttattatccaacatattcgcttatccaacattctgccggcctgtttatgttggataagtgagactctactgtatttacaaatttaccactaaattatcacaatgaatttaaaacactgactacaaaaacattgattatgaaaaggcagactgcgttggataatccagaacattgtataagcgaatgttggataagtgagattcttctttaatatgaaataattactgggatagaataatgcagaacaatataatctctaaaaccaggacagtaaataaacaggggaattccagacaggaaacaatcagggccagctaacacctcccaacaaagtattcccatcatcaaagtctggcaaatcctctgttttctcagggccacagacagtagaagcacataaaatatcgcaaacaataccactctgaaaacaagggaattccagacaggaaacaatcagggccagctaacacctccccacaaaaaattcactcagggaggaaacagccaggctttaaagctgcaagggcattacatcctaatcatttttcctaattgcagcattcatacttgcctccaacaaacaaaaaaaaccaatcagaaatattatatattcacaacctttaggaaataatatcccctgatggcgcagcgtgttaaagcgctgagctgctgaacttctggactgaaaggccgcaggtttgaattgggggaccagagtgagcctttactgttagccccagcttctgccaacccagaagttcaaaaacatgcaaatgtgagtgcatcaataggtactgctctggtgggaaggtaacgccgctccatgtagtcatcccacatgaccttggaggagtctacggacaacgccggctcttcggcttagaaatggagatgagcaccaacccccagagtaagacacgactggacttaatgtctggggaaaacctttacccttgaccttaactaccaccaattccttaatactttatttcccagaccaccagacttcgccacagcaacgcgtggccgggcacagctagtatatatataaaagggtaatggaatcacggcaccggacaaaacaactaaactaaatgccccacaaccttgaaaattgacagcacaacctctcacccacgcctctatgttcatacaacaaaaagaaaagaaaaataaagtcctagccacagcaacgcgtggccgggcacagctagtttatatatatatatgtgtgtgtgtaatgtgcataattcccatggagtaaacaacaaaaccactggaccaaatcacaccaaatttggccacaaaagacattgtcatccaatcaatctgcatgcggcagcgtgtcagcaaaaatggctaggcgtgtcagtgctgacacgcgtgtcataggttggccatcccTGGCCTAggagcaccaacagggacactctaCCCCTGTGGGTGTCGGGGCAGAGATTGCCCACGAAGGCTGAGGGTTCTTCGCTCGCTCTCTTTGGCTTTTTGCAGTACTCGGAGAAGGAGGACAAGTACGAGGAGGAGATCAAGCTGCTGACGGACAAGCTCAAGGAGGTAGGGTGGCCGTTTTGGAAGTGGggcgggggaggggaggggccaccTTTCCCACGCTTTCACGCcttgtccgtccgtccgtccctaGGCCGAAACGCGGGCAGAGTTTGCCGAGAGGACCGTGGCCAAGCTGGAGAAGACCATCGATGACCTGGAAGGTAGGGTGGCCGCTAGGCAGGCGCATGGAGTTGCCTATTTGAACCCCACAGGTctgagagagttggaagagacccccaagggccatccgatccctcccgacagatggccatccagcctattttattatgacacagcaaacaagatagacatgctggatttcgtatcacaaaatcacaagtcgaacacttcccaagtgtctaggactgttgttgttgttgttgttgttcttatcacTATCATAGAATACTATAGtttgaagggaccccaagggccacccagtgcaACAGGCAGGGAGGCACCATCGGAAccctcccgacaggtggccagTCAGCcactgatgacaataataataataa
This genomic window from Anolis carolinensis isolate JA03-04 unplaced genomic scaffold, rAnoCar3.1.pri scaffold_7, whole genome shotgun sequence contains:
- the tpm4 gene encoding tropomyosin alpha-4 chain isoform X1, with product MEAIKKKMQMLKLDKENAIDRAEQAEADKKAAEDKCKQVEDELAAMQKKLKGTEDELDKYSEALKDAQEKLEQAEKKATDAEAEVAALNRRIQLVEEELDRAQERLATALQKLEEAEKAADESERGMKVIENRAMKDEEKMEIQEMQLKEAKHIAEEADRKYEEVARKLVILEGELERAEERAEVSELKCSDLEEELKNVTNNLKSLEAQSEKYSEKEDKYEEEIKLLTDKLKEAETRAEFAERTVAKLEKTIDDLEDELYAQKLKYKAISEELDHALNDMTSL
- the tpm4 gene encoding tropomyosin alpha-4 chain isoform X2 codes for the protein MQKKLKGTEDELDKYSEALKDAQEKLEQAEKKATDAEAEVAALNRRIQLVEEELDRAQERLATALQKLEEAEKAADESERGMKVIENRAMKDEEKMEIQEMQLKEAKHIAEEADRKYEEVARKLVILEGELERAEERAEVSELKCSDLEEELKNVTNNLKSLEAQSEKYSEKEDKYEEEIKLLTDKLKEAETRAEFAERTVAKLEKTIDDLEDELYAQKLKYKAISEELDHALNDMTSL